The Saprospiraceae bacterium genome includes a window with the following:
- a CDS encoding Crp/Fnr family transcriptional regulator codes for MHLDTNLLIAWGAVAKKYKKGEFIFYEDDPCRFYHQVYEGKVNMCNYNDDGRKFIQGIFGPGDSFGEPPLFINEVYPACAQAETDCIVYILVKETLIKILYEYPEVTLKFVTGFARRIYDKSATNKNIINPHPEDRITGFLKKYKKDNNHNHVKILIPYTRQQMADFLGLRVETVIRTLIKMDEDGKVEIRRRKLYY; via the coding sequence ATGCATCTGGATACCAACTTACTGATTGCCTGGGGAGCTGTAGCGAAAAAATATAAAAAAGGTGAGTTTATTTTTTATGAAGATGACCCTTGCAGATTTTATCATCAGGTATATGAGGGAAAGGTAAATATGTGCAATTATAATGATGATGGCAGGAAGTTTATTCAAGGCATTTTTGGACCCGGCGATAGTTTTGGAGAACCGCCATTGTTTATCAATGAGGTATATCCGGCATGTGCTCAGGCTGAGACAGACTGCATTGTCTATATACTGGTAAAAGAAACCCTGATAAAAATTCTTTATGAATATCCTGAAGTAACATTGAAGTTTGTTACAGGTTTTGCAAGGAGGATTTATGATAAATCAGCCACAAATAAAAACATCATCAACCCTCATCCTGAAGACAGAATCACAGGTTTTTTAAAAAAATATAAAAAAGACAACAATCACAACCATGTTAAAATCCTGATCCCTTATACACGGCAACAGATGGCTGATTTTCTGGGCCTGCGGGTGGAAACAGTTATAAGGACCCTGATCAAAATGGATGAAGATGGAAAGGTAGAGATCAGAAGACGTAAATTGTATTATTAA
- a CDS encoding carbohydrate binding family 9 domain-containing protein — protein sequence MKAEILNDQIVLDGILNEDVWKNCTANVDFKTTEPIQGNDPEFTTSVKVVANNNKILIGVRCDDSTPGEIVRFSKLRDSDLSSEDHIRVVIDPFLDGQSGYILAVNANGARYDALISNRGESENSNWDAAWEAFTTIDSAGWSLEISIPIQSIAFKKGLTTWGFNIQRRVQRLLETSRWANVKRDQWFTQTSRAGLLTGLPQFDFGLGLNIRPSLITSFVQPSEKFRFAPSLDVNKRIGPNIVSSLTINTDFAEADVDTRQTNLTRFPLFFPERRSFFLEGSDIFEFGIGTGNRTVLPFFSRRIGLFKGNEVPINAGLKLNGRVNQTAFGALATHTGALDLPNDRLSSTNMGVFRVRRNIWKESAVGVIATVGDPQGRLGSWLGGADFTYQTTRFRGNKNFLAGGWFLYNERQDLRQDRSAAGFKIDYPNDRWDIAMTYARLGKDFDPSMGFIPRRGVHYSRFGLTFSPRPQNGWLRQMFHEFIVTYIREIDKSWQSYNIFTAPINWRLESGDRVEINYNPQGENLTVPFEISNNVTIPKGAYHFNRYRLEGQFAAKRPVSGQLTWWFGSFYEGKLDEIQTSLKINPSAFVNMEASLIHNNGRLPWGNFHQTLVGFRIRLNITPDLQVNSFAQYDTESKSIGWNARAHWIFHPLGDAFLVFNNNTIREIGDRWALQNRQILFKVRYTFRY from the coding sequence ATGAAAGCTGAAATCCTGAATGATCAAATCGTTCTGGACGGAATTTTGAATGAAGACGTTTGGAAAAATTGTACAGCCAATGTCGATTTTAAAACTACAGAACCGATACAGGGAAATGATCCTGAATTCACGACGAGTGTAAAAGTAGTCGCCAATAATAATAAGATTTTGATCGGTGTGCGGTGTGATGATTCCACACCAGGAGAAATCGTAAGATTTTCAAAACTGCGGGATTCCGACTTAAGTTCTGAAGATCATATCCGCGTAGTTATAGATCCTTTTCTGGATGGACAGTCAGGGTATATTTTGGCTGTCAATGCCAATGGTGCAAGATATGATGCACTCATTTCCAATAGAGGCGAGTCTGAAAACTCAAATTGGGATGCAGCCTGGGAAGCCTTCACAACTATCGATAGTGCGGGATGGAGTTTAGAAATCAGTATTCCTATTCAAAGTATTGCTTTTAAGAAAGGACTGACAACCTGGGGTTTTAACATTCAGCGACGGGTTCAACGATTGCTGGAAACCAGCCGCTGGGCTAATGTAAAACGAGATCAGTGGTTTACTCAAACCAGCAGAGCAGGACTTTTGACAGGTTTACCACAATTTGATTTTGGTTTAGGGTTAAATATAAGACCGTCTTTGATCACATCTTTTGTCCAGCCTTCAGAAAAATTCAGGTTCGCCCCGAGTCTCGATGTCAATAAAAGAATAGGGCCAAATATTGTGTCTTCATTGACTATCAACACCGATTTTGCAGAGGCGGATGTTGATACACGTCAAACAAATCTTACCCGGTTTCCGTTGTTTTTTCCGGAAAGGAGATCGTTTTTTTTAGAAGGATCAGACATTTTTGAATTTGGCATCGGTACCGGAAACAGGACAGTACTTCCTTTTTTCAGCCGTCGAATAGGTCTCTTTAAAGGCAATGAAGTACCTATTAATGCTGGATTAAAATTAAATGGAAGGGTAAACCAAACTGCATTCGGGGCACTTGCCACGCATACAGGCGCCTTGGACTTGCCAAATGATAGGCTTTCATCTACCAACATGGGTGTTTTTAGGGTACGGCGAAATATCTGGAAAGAGAGTGCAGTTGGTGTTATAGCCACTGTAGGTGATCCTCAGGGAAGACTCGGAAGTTGGTTAGGTGGAGCTGATTTTACTTACCAGACTACACGTTTTAGGGGAAATAAAAATTTTCTGGCCGGTGGATGGTTTCTCTATAACGAAAGGCAGGATTTGCGACAGGACAGAAGTGCTGCAGGATTTAAAATAGATTATCCCAATGACAGATGGGATATAGCTATGACATATGCACGGCTGGGAAAAGATTTTGATCCTTCTATGGGATTTATACCACGTCGTGGTGTACATTACTCCAGGTTTGGTCTTACGTTTTCTCCAAGACCGCAAAATGGCTGGCTGCGCCAAATGTTTCACGAATTTATCGTGACTTACATCAGAGAAATAGATAAGAGCTGGCAGAGTTACAATATATTTACCGCTCCCATCAACTGGAGGCTGGAAAGTGGTGACAGAGTAGAAATCAATTACAATCCACAGGGAGAAAACCTCACAGTTCCCTTTGAAATCAGTAATAATGTCACTATTCCCAAAGGTGCCTATCATTTTAACCGTTATAGACTGGAAGGACAGTTTGCTGCCAAGAGACCGGTTAGTGGCCAGCTGACTTGGTGGTTCGGTTCATTTTACGAAGGTAAACTGGATGAAATTCAGACATCTTTAAAAATAAATCCATCAGCATTTGTAAATATGGAAGCATCATTAATTCATAATAACGGAAGATTGCCATGGGGCAATTTTCACCAAACGTTGGTTGGATTTCGCATCAGATTAAACATCACGCCTGATCTTCAGGTCAATAGTTTTGCCCAATATGATACTGAGAGCAAATCAATAGGATGGAACGCCAGAGCTCATTGGATTTTTCATCCATTGGGGGATGCATTTCTCGTTTTTAATAATAATACTATTCGTGAAATAGGAGATAGATGGGCTTTGCAAAATCGTCAGATTCTATTTAAGGTAAGGTATACTTTCAGATATTAA
- a CDS encoding superoxide dismutase, which produces MDRKEFLTQSALAGAASFFASNQAFSQNLVANNIDRLVDEKGIFIHQPLPYNENFLEPYMDTETLHLHYTFHHGGAVKSANTDAVMIKKSMDENKIETLDYWTKKLSFHLSSHILHSIFWTNLTNKKSTPGGDLLKRIQKDFGSYDRLQLYLAKTSKDVDGNGWGILGYQPYTDKLTVLQCENHEKITQWGVIPLLVIDVWEHSYYLKYKNKRTDFVDNLFNIINWDNVAQRLNDALKLTK; this is translated from the coding sequence ATGGACCGAAAAGAGTTTTTAACGCAAAGTGCCCTGGCAGGTGCTGCATCATTTTTTGCATCAAACCAAGCTTTCAGCCAAAATCTGGTGGCTAATAATATTGACAGGTTAGTAGATGAGAAAGGTATCTTTATTCATCAACCATTGCCGTATAATGAAAATTTCCTGGAGCCGTATATGGACACTGAAACCTTGCATCTACACTATACTTTTCATCACGGTGGAGCTGTAAAAAGTGCAAATACAGATGCCGTGATGATAAAAAAATCCATGGATGAAAACAAAATTGAAACGTTGGATTATTGGACTAAGAAGTTGTCATTTCATCTTTCGTCACATATTTTACATTCTATTTTCTGGACCAACTTGACCAATAAAAAGTCAACCCCTGGTGGTGATTTGCTCAAAAGAATCCAGAAAGACTTTGGTAGTTATGACAGACTTCAGCTGTACTTGGCAAAAACATCAAAGGATGTGGACGGAAATGGTTGGGGTATATTGGGATATCAACCGTATACTGACAAATTAACCGTACTCCAATGCGAAAATCACGAAAAAATAACCCAATGGGGAGTCATTCCTTTGCTCGTGATCGACGTATGGGAGCATTCTTACTATCTGAAATACAAAAACAAAAGAACCGACTTTGTTGATAATCTTTTCAATATCATCAATTGGGATAATGTGGCACAGCGTTTGAATGACGCCCTAAAATTGACAAAATAA
- the ric gene encoding iron-sulfur cluster repair di-iron protein has product MNINIDSVIGDIVAKNYKTAEVFRSYGVDFCCKGNRKLMDLSGSGSVEVEKLIRDLENVQSDQKESGTEYNTWPLDLLADYIEKKYHRYIEEKIPVIDEYLTKVCKVHGHGYNELYKIHEIFSASCEDLLHHMKKEENILFPYIRKMVADERQGLCHKPPMFGSVKNPISMMEDEHATEGDRYREISVLSNNYTPPPNACNTFIVTYAMLQEFEEKLHEHIHLENNILFPKAIRQEESLIYQQN; this is encoded by the coding sequence ATGAACATCAATATTGATTCAGTCATAGGTGACATTGTCGCAAAAAATTACAAAACAGCAGAAGTATTCAGGTCGTATGGTGTTGACTTTTGTTGTAAGGGCAACCGAAAACTCATGGATCTTTCCGGCTCCGGATCCGTCGAAGTTGAAAAACTAATCCGTGATCTGGAAAATGTCCAGTCAGACCAAAAAGAATCCGGCACCGAGTATAACACATGGCCACTTGATTTATTGGCCGACTATATTGAGAAAAAATACCATCGGTACATAGAAGAAAAAATACCTGTGATTGATGAGTATCTCACAAAAGTCTGTAAAGTGCATGGACATGGATACAATGAACTGTATAAAATACATGAAATCTTCAGTGCGTCATGTGAAGATTTGTTACACCATATGAAAAAGGAAGAAAACATCCTCTTTCCATACATACGCAAAATGGTCGCGGACGAAAGACAGGGCCTTTGCCACAAGCCCCCTATGTTCGGGAGTGTAAAAAACCCGATATCCATGATGGAAGACGAGCATGCTACAGAAGGAGACAGATACAGAGAAATATCGGTTTTATCCAATAATTACACTCCACCACCAAACGCCTGCAATACTTTTATAGTAACATATGCGATGCTGCAGGAGTTTGAAGAAAAACTTCATGAACATATTCATCTGGAAAACAATATTTTATTTCCAAAAGCAATAAGACAGGAAGAGAGCCTCATATATCAGCAAAATTAA